AGACGAACACGTGCTTCTCTTTTGTATGAAAGAGGTTGTCCTTCCGTGTGGTCCAACCAAAGATTAGTACTTCGTTACATGCCACTATTTGAATTAATAATATATGAGACTACATAAATATTGGTAAAGTTAAGAATATTAATTTTTGGAGGTAGTACAGGAATCAAATTAAGCACCTGAGAGTGTGGCAATCGAAGTAGGAGATCATGATTAAGCACCCGAATTTGTTTATTTGGGATTTGCTCCTTTTCTCGTACGATTTAAAATAATCCAAGATGAATTTGGTTTGAACAAATTTAGCTGAATGAGGCTAATCGCCTAACTCGAACCTCCTAAGTGAAATAGGTGTCAATCGGACGCAAATCGGACGTGTCTTTGGTCTCCCAAGAGAAAACGCATTTGCCTTGCGGTGGGTGGAAGATTGACCTCAACGTCTTGTTCGGCTTGTCACATGAAAGCACATGGGCAGCCAACATTTCTATGATATCCGCAGCCTGAACACATTCTTGAGGCGACAAGACATGTTACGTGGAACAAGCAAAATACAAATATATGGTAAACTATTTATAttggataaatatgaaaatttagtTTATTCATGATTGAATTAGGTTTATAATTTAATGTGTTAGAAACTTAATGATACTAAGAGGGAGTgaattaatattataataaattttatttttgatcgataaaatatattgaaaaaataatttaCCAAATATTGACTAACAGTATGAATTACGAGTAAAATGAATAATAATGAGTAATTAATTATAAcaaattgatttataataatttaattttttcaacttaaataattattaattctTCTATCCTCGAGTCTATCAACTTGTAATAACGATCTTTCTTTCAACGGATAAAGATTTAATTATCACCAATATGAATTATGAATAAAGTGAATAATAATAAGTAATCGATCGTAACAAatcgatttataatattttggtaTTCTCAACTTAAGTAACTTTTAATTCTTTAGTTTATTAGTTTTAACTAATGATCTTTTATCTTTCTCCTTTCCAAACTTAGGAGAAAGTCTTCGTACTCAATTTTTTACAAAGAATCTCTCACCTCCAACGACTTGATATCGAAATAAATTCAACTGAAAATAAGAGATTCAAACAAGAAAGAGTCATTACATTTCATAAACTTAAGATGAGATGTTCTATTAGTCATTTTATAGTCCTTGATAGACTtaaaaaatagagtaaaaaattttaaaattttaaaaatttgggATATAGATGATACTATGGTTGATTTCAAGCAATATTATTATCGTAACGTTTGAAACACCATTGTTGTTAATAGTACTATCACTATCATAGGCAATACTATTATTGTATGGTGCTATTATCACTATAGGtagtatcatcataaaaaaggttgACAAAACACAAATATATTTGTCAGCTCACTTAAGCACTACAACCACCGGGGTGTACCATTGTTTGTAACTGCTTTAGGCCTTATGTTTAGCTTTGTAAGGGCCTAAACTCACTACAACTTCAAGCTTAATGACATTCATAATAAACGAGCTTTAATTCAGCCCAATATAACTCAAATTAgcccaaatttttttttatcaaaaccttgacatattttttaagttttcaaCACATTGTCCACTTTTTCAACATGTCCTCTGATTTTCTAGCATTTCATTTGAACCTCTAACACATAGCTCTATCTTTCATCATATCAACTTTGTCatgcattttttaatttttgatgtgAAATATGATCCTTCCGACATAATGTTCAAACCTCTAGCATGatcgacatatatatatataaatatatatatatatatatgtatatatatgtatatatatatatatatgtatatatatacatatatatatatgtatatatatgtatatatatatgtatatgtacatatgtacatatatatatacatatacatatatatatgtatatatatgtacatgtatatgtacatatatatatatatatatatatatatatatatatatatatatatatatatatatatatatatatatatatatatatatatatatatatatatatatatatgtatatatacatatatatacatatgtatatctatataatatacacacacacacacacacatatatatatatatatgtatatatatatatatatatatgtatatatatatatatatatatgtatatatatatatatatatatgtatatatatatatatatgtatatatatatatatatatatatatatatatgtatatatatatatatatatgtatatgtgtatatatatatatacatatatatatatatatacatatatatacatacatatatatatatatacatacatatatatatatatatacatatatatatatatacatacatatatatatatatacatacatatatatatatatatatatatacatatatatatatatatatacatacatatatatatatatacatatatatatgtatatatatatatatatgtatatatatatacataaatatatatatatatatacataaatatatatatatatacataaatatatatatatatatatatatatatatatatacatatatatgtatatatgtatatatgtatatatgtatatatatatatgtatatatatatatatacatatatatatatatatatatatatatgtatatatatatatatatatatatatatatatatatatatatatacatatatacatatatatatatatacatatatatatatatgtatatatatatatatatatatatatatatatacatatatatatatatatatatatatacatatatatatatatatatatatatatgtatatatgtatatatatatatatgtatatatgtatatatatatgtatatatatacataaatatatatatatacataaatatatatatatacataaatatatatatatacatatatatatatatatgtatatatatatatatatacatacatatatatatatatatatatatatatgtatatatatatatatatatatatatatgtatatatatatatatgtatatatatatatatatatatatgtatatatatatatatatatatgtatatatatatatatacacatatacatatatatacataaataaatatatatatatatatatatatatatatatatatatatatatatatacatatacacatatacatatatatatatatatacgtaaatatatatttatatacatatatatatatatatatatagatatatatatatatatatatatatatatacatatacacatatacatatatatatatatatatatacgtaaatatatatttatatacatatatatatatatatagatatatatatatatatatatatatatatatatatatgtatgtatatatatatatatatatatatatatatatatatatacatatatatatacatatatatatatatatatatatatatatacatatatatatatatatatatttatgtatatatatatatatttatgtatatatatatatatatttatgtatatatatatatatatttatgtatatatatacatatatatatatacatatatacatatatatatatacatatatacatatatatatatacatatatatatatatatatatatatatatatatatacatatatatatacatatatatatatatatatatatatatacatatatatatatatatatatatatatatatatatatacatatatatatatatatatatatatatatatatatatatatatacatatatatatatatatatatacatatatatatatatacatgtatatatatatatatgtatatatatatatatatatatgtatatatatatatatttatgtatatatatacatatatatatatacatatatacatatatatatatatatatatatatatacatatatatatatatatatacatatatatatatatatgtatatatacttgtatatatatatatacatgtatacatatatatatatatatgtatatatatatatatatgtatatatatatgtatatatatatatgtatatatatatgtatatatacatatacatatatatatacatatatatatatatatatacatatatatatatatatatatacatatatataaatatacatatatatacatatatatatatatatacatatatatatatatacatatatatatatatatacatatatatatatatacatatatatatatatatacatatatatatatatatatacatatatatatatatatacatatatatatatatatacatatatatatatatatatatatatatatatatatatatatatatttgtgtgtgtgtgtgtgtgtgtgtacatatatatacatatatatgtgtaaatatgtatatatatacacatatatatacatatatatttcaaaaatagaTGTCAACACTAGATTTGTTTTAGactttattcttatttttttaaaatcatacaGAAGGATTGATTATGTAGGGAGAGAACTTTAAACCAAAGGAGAAATCAGGGATCaataaactaaaaaatatatcaagattATATGGTTTGATGCTTCTTTTGCATGTTTATGAAAAATCATTTAGTTAACAAACTcaagcataaaatcatcaaaaaaatttatcttttttttctcatcCTTTCTAATTAGTTGGATAGAAAGTAAAAAATACTTTAGATATTTTCTCACATCTTATCGATCAGAAAGATATAAAGAAATATGAGATAGAATTACAAAAcactaattttattttatactaaaattatttttaaaataatattagaataagaaatttaaaaatactTATAAATCATAACTCAACACATTCAATTTAtaaattatagaggtgaaataatTCATATTCATGCATATATTTGGATTCCTAAACAGGTTGTTGGGCAGATAGCCTATTAGTTTAGTCTATAGTAGTTTTTATTAACCCATAACCTACTTTTTCTCTAATCAAAACCCTATCTCATATGTGTGATGGCTAAGAAATAAAAAAGTGAATAGTGGTGGCTACGAACTTGGCCGAAAAAATTACAGCAACGTGGTTCAGAAAAGagcaaaaaaaatagaaaagcatGAGAAGAatgaaagagaagaagacaatgACAATACAAAGACTATTGTGCATAGTGATATGATCCTAATATCACTATTATTATAATAGTAGATTTATATATTTtgggatttatatattcattattttgagatttatatattcattattttttgtaGTAGattttgagatttatatattttgagatttatatattcattattttttgtaATAGATTTTCTCTGACTTGCCCCATTATTTTTATTGAAGGgatttttcacataaatcttagtattctatttgattgtgattttcgtTTAATTCTGCAACGTGTTACGGTCTACTTGTATTTGTTCGTATACAAAGTTCTCTTTTTATCCCATCACATGCATCTTCTTATTACTTATAGGAGTGAATAACATCAAATCTAAAATACGTCCAACAAACATCATCAACTTTATTATTAATTAGTTATAAAAGAATTTGCTGCTGAATCCCTTCATACCTGATAGAACATTTCTATAGGGTTTTGATTGAACATAGGAAGGAAGAATCAACATACATTGCACTGAAGACGTCACACTGCATTGTTCTCGTCGAAAGAAGAAGGCTTCATTCTTTTTACACAGCGTCACTTTCCATCACTGCAGAGGATACATTACATGAACGACAGATAGATGGTCGATTTAGCACCTAATGTTTGCAAGCCTATAGGAGACTCACTTACCCCCACAAGTGTCGGCAAAGGAGAAGGAATTCTGATGTTGCTGAGGAGGAGATGCTACCAAAATGGGACACCAGAATCGACCCCTCTCCTAAAGGTCCTTTGTAATGTATATATAGCTTTTGACCAAATAAATAACCAATTCATGTATGTATTTATGAAACTAAATTGTTTTGGAAAGGTTATTTAGATCAATAAGAACaaggaaatttatttttttttgggaAAAGGCCATACACAAATAGAGGAATCAAAGTATCAGTATATTGCAACAACTAGGTGAATcaattaaacaaaaaataataataaaataaaacatcTACAAACACAAGATAATGGATTTACATTAAAAATCTATAAATGTACTGTTACTCCAATCATCCATTTGGTAAGTATAATAAtgtatccaattacccaaaaTTTAATTACACTTTGTTGGTAAAGAGCCTGATCAACAAAAGGAAGAAATAAGCACCATACTTATTTCCTTTTAttgtaaattaaataaaatacacAAACTAAAATTTAGTGCACTAGATTTACTAGTAAAGACTTAATTAGGTCATCACAAGATCTTGGAATCAAAATTCACTTTCACCACTTACTCtctacaaataataataataataataaataaataaataaaattagtaTATGATGGCACCAAAGCCAGCATTCACAagcaaaaaatttaataaattaaagtATTTATAAGCAGCATAGATTTATGTAGAAAATATTCTGGGTCAAGATAGATAAAACGTtttcattaaaaagaaaaaacggAGCAACTCTTCATTCATAAACCAATATTTTCACTAGTAAGATAAATTTCAAACTATAAGAAAAATAAAGAGTTTATATCATCTATTGGgatactaaataaaaaaaaattattataaattctacTAGTCAACACGTTTCTACTAaaataaagaacaaaaaagaatagACCACGTAGGTTATGGTGTGTGTCAAACCAAAGGAGTAGTTGACATCTACCCTAATGAACTGGTGACCGACACCACATTACTGTCCATTAAGCTGAAAGCAAAATTAAGAATCATTAGAGATGTTGAtaatactgatgttgatatgagatcagtaaagatttctcaGAAATCATCAAAGAGATTCCTCCAGCACAGAGATTAAAGCTCTTCATGGCCCCCCATCCACCCCATGCACAAACATAACCAGCCTGTCAACTTAGCTAAGAGCTCCCCCCATCGACGtctttcctttctcctctttAGTGCCACCAAATGCACAAGAACCACACAGAGGAGTGAGACAAGaagctcctcctccttctcctcctctctttctccggCTTCAACCATGGGCTCCTTGTTTGAAATTCTCCAAAAGAAAAGGTTCTTGCCCACCATGCCTTACCAGGATGACCTCCCCACCTTCCAAGCCCAGAAGGACACCCATCTCATAGGCCTAAGGAAGAGGATCTCCTCCTACTCGGTCAAGATCCAGCCCCTGTCCACAGCCTCCTCCGACTGGGTCTTCAGGAAGTCTAAGTCCATGTCGTCCATCGGCGAGTTCGCCGGCGGCCCTCTGAGGAGGTGGTGGGATCGGTGGTGGGGGTGGGTCCTTTCCAGGAAGCCGGCGTTCGCGCAGGACATTGAGATGAACGAGGAGGAGACAGCCCTGCTCGGGTGCCGCAGCAAGGGCAGCTGGCAGCACATCTTCTACAAGCTGCGCTCGGAGGCCAGGAAGCTCGTGCGATCCAACACTACTCTTCCGACCACGCAGGGATTTAGGTATGACTCGTTCAGCTATGCGCAAAACTTCGACGACGGGAAGCGAGAAGAGCAATGAAGAGTCGTGGCTCGGAAACTACTACTGTGATCTGCGTGTGTTTTACTACCGAATCCGTGCTATATATTCTATTCCTTTTTCTTTCGGGTGCAGAAATTTATGAGCATGCAATGATCTATCCGCTTTTGCTGTCAGAAATCTTCCACTTGACAAGAAGAGATCCGTATAGAATCGAAATGTCTGATGCGAGACAAGCCGGTTTACAGCCAGCAAACAGTCTCTCGGAAGATGATTTCTTCTGCTATCAATCATGGAATTGTTCTTTGTGCTACTGTTCTTGTTATTCTTTTCTGAAGCAAATAAGAACTGTAAATGTTTTGTGTGTGACTTATAGTACTTCCAAGTTGTATTACTACACAATTTGTGGTTAAGGAAGACAGGCTTATGCCATACTATCTCACTTGTTCTCCTCTTTGAAGTCATAGCATCTGTGCAATGCATTAAATTCAGATCCATTTGGTAATGGATGCTCACccttcttcttttccaactctGCAGCAGGAGTCACATGAACAGACTGAGGATGAATATGAGAAGTAAACACTGCATTAACAAATGTGTCTGGCTACATCCAACCTAGTAAAATATTGTGACAAGAAAATGCCAACTCACATGAAGCGTGAGAACATGATAATGGAGGGGACATGTGACATGCCACCTACATCTGGTCCTGCAAGCTGCAACCACCGTCGTGTGctttcatatatgtatatatatatatatatatattagctgtACATGAATCGAAAGTTCTTATGCGCATTATAACAGAGAGGATATGGCTAATGCATCCACGTTGTGTTTGTTGGTCAGTAGCTTTCTTTTTGTCCAAGCTTTAACAGTGTGCATAAAATTGTCACTGTTTTCGATAGATCTCTCACCTTTGAGTGGTATGGAGTTGTCTTGCAAACTGGATGATAGACCCGATCTACTGAGAGTGACCAATTAAAAAGTAGCCTCATTTCTACACTATCATTACTTCAACCAAGGATTTGTTAGCATTTATGCATATTTTTCTAATTCGCAGTTGATAAATTTGTTTGGTCAATGAAGAATTTATGTTCGATTCTTTTTACTTGAGGAAAAGAATTCCTTTGAAATTAGTGATTTGATGTTCCATAAATCTCATCATATATACTTAAGGATTTTCTTCGttcgattgagagagagagagagtgagcgagcgagagagagagagagagagagagagagagagagagagagagagagagagagagagattattggaATTTTACTCTCTTCAACATTAATATGGACACATTATTGGAATTTTACACATACAAACAAATTCAGCTTGATTATATATAGATAGTAAAAATAAACTGGCAGCATGCACTTTTTGTAAAGTGAATTTTATGTATGCAAACACATACACTATTCTTAAAATACTTTCTACATTCATTTTATAACTGAAATACACAATCATTGTTTTCTTGGAAACAAAGAAGAAAGATGATCCATTTTTTCCAGCTAGGCTGTTACATTCTTGTGCTCCCTCCTGTTGGGAAGCTGCTGCTAAACACAAGTTTAGACTTGAGATGGCTGAAAGATACAAaaggaagaaataaaaaatggtTATCAAAGACACAAACAAATAAACTCATTGAGGtacatcaaaatttaatatcatggTTGAAAACCTTCATCAATTTAAGAAAACAGGTCACTAAACAAAGAGGAAGTTTCATCCAATTTTAGCAGATGTACAGACAACTGGGGAGGCGTCTTCCATAggaaatgttattactatttagTTCTCAACATTAAGTGCATTGAACTGGGAAATATATGGAATATATCTTTtcctaaaagaaaaaggaaaaatatcatgtcaatttttgaagggggaaaaaagaaaattctgatttgaatgTTGTCGATGTATGTTGGCCTCAAATCTCAGTACCAAATGAGATGTTAGCAAATTGGGAAAAGAGAATTCATACTTGTCGAGGAGCATTTGCTTTGTTGTTATGAATCATATGAATATAAATTGATCACAACAATATCTATTTTAATAAAAGAGAAAACAATACATATTTCTTTTGTTTAAATCAATTACTGTGATATATATACAACAAAAGTAAACAATTGCAGGGAAGAAaaaaatagcaaaaagaagataATCATACGACTGATAAAGGATTCACGAAATAATTAAGTGAAGAGAAAAAGAATTAATAAGAAATGCATAACATTATATGATATGAAAAATACCATATATCTTTTCAGAATCCAGTTTCTGCCTTGATCTAAAATGCATCTCATCTCATTTACTAGGCTCTTTCATTTTATCCAAATATAAATTTGCAATAATTCTCATGCCATGAagttacataaaaataaaatctacaGCATAGGGTTTATTTTCTTTTCCCGCAAACAAAACCGAACATAAATAGACAATAAGCATTAAAACTTACCCATCGTACAAGTCCGTGGCAAATCGAGATCCGTTGTGGCAGATGAACCACAGCAAAGTAAGGATCAATATATCTACCAAAGTTAAGACAAACAGCAGTCGAGCACAATTGTTTATCATGTAATAAACTGAGTGAACGAAAAAAAGCAAGTCGATCTGTTTGATGCATTGACATGAAGTACGCAAAACTTTCCTAGGAAAAGAGAGATGAAGTTTAGGGAGATGAATTGGGTGTTTCAGACGGAGGTGGATGAAGGTAAACAGAGAAGGATACTGAAGAGGCAGCGCTCCCACCAGTCGAGCATGTACAGACCCATGGTCACGTTGTACAGATGCACCTTTCGGCTCACCCAgttcatcttcttccttctctctcctccTGCCGTCCCAGAGATGCTTGAGAAGAGAGCGGAAACGAATCCATCTATCTATAtaaagagagcgagagagagcagCCCACTTGCTGCAGGAAGTCAACCGTCGATGGTCGTAGTTGGGAGGATGGTAGCCGGGAAGAAGACGGCGTGGGAGGAGGAATTGATCGAAGAAAAAGGGACTTGGAAAACCAACGCGAGTACCGTGAAACGATGGGCCCAACCTGTGGCTCTCCAATAGCCACTCGGGTATGTCGGTGGATACGGAGGAAGAACTTAACCTCAAGCAGTCATCTGACCCTTTCGGAGGGTGAGAACTTGTGCCGTCTTCCACGAGCAGTTCAGAGTAATGGTTTGATCACCGAGTCTTGGGTCAGCGAAAGAATTCAAGTCCATCTTGGCCTGCATCATGTGATGGCCACAAAAGAATGGAAACAAGGCCGTGTCATGTACGGCTGCACTTTAATTTGTCAATGAATTGGAAGACTGTACGAGGGAAAATTACTGTTTCATTGTTATTAGTATATGTTGGGACTGCAGTGGTGCAGCTGAATGGGCGTCCAAAGTTGACCTTAGCTTTGTTCGTCATGTTGCCTGGTCGTCTGACTTCGGTGCCAAGGTTGACCGAGTTTTGTTGCGGACGCCTCCACCTTTCTTTCTTATAAACGAAAGAGAAAAACATTGAGCGGTGGAAATGGAATTGGAAGATTGAAACATGGATGATTACGAGTATTATTGAAAGAAATATATGAAAAGAGTAAGTTTGAAGGGGTATCTTATATATGCAATTTTGTCCGTTTTTATTTTGAGATAATAAATCAAGAATTGATTCATCTCCCTGCCATTGCCATGTACCCACTGTCAAAGTATCCGGCTTCATATGTAGATCATTAATATCTTTCTAAATTGTTCTTATAAGTATGTCTTTATTTataagctaattatatattattctttataattagttatttttaatattttagatattatactttcaaaattatattaagatttctagacttataaaagtgaaatatttaatcacgttttttatcatattttgttaattttgttgatgaaaatacTGTACGATTTACCATTGAGCGTTTGTTGTATTACTGTCAATAAAGTTAACGGGACAAGAAaaaacaagattaaatattttatttttttaagtatagagatttcaatataatatttaaaagtaTAAGGATTAGAacgttaaagataactaattacaggagataatatataattagtcgatTATGATTATAACAACACTTATGTCATTTGCTTctttaataatatattcatcggaCATTAGGTTTGAATTAACCCTTTGAAGAATTTGCAACAACATTTATATTATTAGTttctataataatatattcatgtaGAAGGAGGGTTCTAAGAAATAAAAGGATTTGACATATCACTTGatttttctaaaataaaatttatttttttacttttgatAGTCGAAGATAAGTGGATAACTTTCATAAAAATCAAATAGAGTCTAAAAACTACCTCCACAATTTCTAGCTTTCTATATCATCCACAGAACATTAGTAATAAAAACGTAAAAGGAAGTTTAGAATGGTGTGGATTATCAATTCCTTACTAATCCATATACCATCCACCCATTgattaaaacaaaaaagaaaaacttaatttgattTGCAAGGAAGCCTCATATAACTGCACGCATACCAGTAAAAggggcatttaaagaaaatataccATAAAGATTTGGCCACACAAAAGGCAATTGAGAATATTATCTAAGTCAAAGCTGCTTAGGGATAACTTTCAAAGTATAATCATTCATCtcagggttaattatatattatctttcttttataattagttatttttaatatttttaatttttatattttaaaaattatatttgaatttttatcattatgaaagtg
Above is a genomic segment from Musa acuminata AAA Group cultivar baxijiao chromosome BXJ3-4, Cavendish_Baxijiao_AAA, whole genome shotgun sequence containing:
- the LOC103981932 gene encoding uncharacterized protein LOC103981932, translated to MGSLFEILQKKRFLPTMPYQDDLPTFQAQKDTHLIGLRKRISSYSVKIQPLSTASSDWVFRKSKSMSSIGEFAGGPLRRWWDRWWGWVLSRKPAFAQDIEMNEEETALLGCRSKGSWQHIFYKLRSEARKLVRSNTTLPTTQGFRYDSFSYAQNFDDGKREEQ